In a genomic window of Anopheles merus strain MAF unplaced genomic scaffold, AmerM5.1 LNR4000009, whole genome shotgun sequence:
- the LOC121600868 gene encoding F-box/SPRY domain-containing protein 1, protein MEEDLMEYAPNIPDNVLELIFSFLKLQDLRNCTLVCKSWYRFFSDENNEVWRAQCLQKVPAEAFKNDLLTVVPTYKAKLRAYFHAWNPFDCSRHVYIKPNGFTLHRNPVAQSTDGSRGKIGFKHGRHAWEVRWEGPLGTVAVVGIATKDAAIQCHGYYALLGADDQSWGWNLVDNLLLHNGDAHGIYPLLNNAPKYKVGERIRVILDCDENTLSFEKNYEFLGVAFTDLPEKNFYPTVAAVYGNTEISMVYLGAPLDG, encoded by the exons ATGGAAGAGGATTTGATGGAATACGCTCCTAACATTCCGGATAATGTATTGGAGCTAATATTTTCCTTTCTGAAGCTGCAGGATCTACGTAACTGTACATTAGTTTGCAAAAGCTGGTACCGATTCTTCAGCGATGAAAACAATGAAGTTTGGCGCGCACaatgtttgcaaaaagttCCCGCTGAGGCGTTTAAAAACGATCTTTTGACTGTTGTGCCGACGTACAAAGCTAAACTGCGAGCATATTTCCACGCCTGGAATCCGTTTGATTGTAGTCGCCACGTATATATCAAGCCAAATGGGTTTACCCTTCACAG AAACCCTGTGGCACAAAGTACGGACGGTTCCAGAGGGAAAATTGGATTTAAACATGGCAGGCATGCCTGGGAAGTACGGTGGGAAGGTCCACTTGGCACGGTAGCAGTTGTTGGAATTGCTACCAAGGATGCCGCTATTCAATGTCATGGATATTATGCTTTACTTG GTGCTGACGATCAAAGTTGGGGATGGAATCTGGTAGATAATTTGTTACTTCACAACGGAGACGCCCATGGTATATACCCTCTTCTGAATAATGCCCCTAAATATAAG GTAGGAGAAAGAATACGTGTAATACTAGATTGCGACGAAAATACTTTGTCTTTTGAGAAAAACTATGAATTTCTTGGAGTTGCATTTACAg ATTTACCGGAAAAAAATTTCTATCCGACTGTTGCTGCGGTGTATGGAAATACGGAAATTTCGATGGTATATTTGGGCGCTCCATTAGATGGATAA
- the LOC121600878 gene encoding protein MMS22-like yields the protein MFDCKTSDWRVSSRHELLNTLAQDGGLSFGLYFETSTLVTIFGVEIYQLYDLLVHDLSKNARERIQKLMLLQNTSSRCIRIQRLEITRFLRLVLGNATRLQGTTLCDGISIILNCLPKLIEPLLMYGWNSVFDGEYCGYEIYHGVLEWRWLILLLAKEMKEFPIISNTDFGKCFRKRNSLITYEKLYRTLLIDMLELAFHQFRINAIEDVIFEAPYQCNCVKLMWLGMMVLSETNKEMINFWTTLNECFSSLLKERKDGYIFKIWLINALAHFSEQKKELEGIEQPIAKLPHHYTLIDDIVKEFLKSCNTEQHVRVFLILLKPIITELWPVRFETVIHLWDYFSVRLNSSFHTNSDSLDAVCCVSRSIDDFIAQAAVLASPESTKNSLNLKMNSFNMFLILLTSMIRHCTAKALKTKVQIIFNRIFLKLGPKKYENMTEQSIYNLGLMLLTMISSTNFEEDYCRVSKQMQLIRLTGGPINLPIDIIIKRITIATQAHMALLVLFSNTCYDKTSHSVTFLESFENVLQKYGNRLQTALELIAEGTILIYNRAISKGSLARGEKSLIGPWMLKYIRHSTSDRWHKLLDAISKCLKSSISMDEDFLTAINQHVIPFVNEQFSKKISTPPCIAQIAACITLRSISNNAQNGQVLSYFSTYANCPTAHSDQQLTYLKLIIESHKMLTLVDEKTILRLWLKMGFFYDREILLDLTRVVYGLDEFKALCEIPQYEMFESNAIPIELFFRFVGKRYREVDNIIKMDLKMKLHTIFQQFDKWIPNPSRIIRQRILAVLVLALKECTHAFYIKSNSTCLYHLAFKHFFLPFSVLTDRYVQLDYIEDVARVWHKVMEILGKMEYSSDPMVGDNVFNMLIKWVPQFAKLSNSEHALRPVMLFFCSRNEELVLYAMPRFVLTYVDLQRCLPKSNALQAMQILQTLIESLLKRKDYGKIILFIRTVGLSVMQHAFMCNETFSTRIIAMELLNNLMISTEGSSNMVKQEMRNVFALFTRKYLSLSAESYFTFVCRLADRNKKFIRLIIDEIRSEVAQAEKNRGQETDLFLRNALHRLETVSEPNKI from the exons ATGTTTGACTGTAAAACATCGGATTGGCGTGTTTCTTCGAGGCACGAACTTCTTAACACCTTAGCACAGGATGGCGGTCTTTCGTTTGGCCTTTACTTTGAAACAAGCACATTGGTAACAATCTTCGGTGTTGAAATATATCAATTGTACGATCTACTTGTGCACGATTTGTCGAAAAATGCAAGAGAAAGGATTCAAAAACTGATGCTGCTACAGAACACATCTAGCCGTTGCATTCGGATTCAAAGATTGGAAATTACGCGGTTTTTGCGTCTTGTTTTAGGAAACGCTACTAGATTGCAGGGAACAACATTATGTGATGGTATCTCAATCATTTTAAATTGCCTGCCAAAATTAATTGAGCCTCTACTAATGTACGGATGGAACAGCGTATTCGATGGAGAATACTGTGGTTATGAAATTTATCACGGAGTGTTGGAATGGCGATGGCTTATTCTGCTGCttgcaaaggaaatgaaaGAATTCCCCATCATATCAAATACCGATTTTGGAAAATGCTTCCGCAAAAGAAATTCGCTCATAACTTATGAAAAACTTTATCGCACATTGTTGATCGATATGCTGGAACTGGCATTTCATCAATTTCGCATAAATGCGATAGAAGATGTCATCTTTGAAGCTCCGTATCAATGTAACTGTGTGAAGTTAATGTGGCTCGGTATGATGGTCTTGtcggaaacaaacaaagaaatgATCAACTTTTGGACAACTTTAAACGAGTGCTTTTCATCATTACtgaaggaaagaaaggatGGTTATATATTTAAGATATGGCTTATAAATGCATTGGCCCACTTCTCCGAACAAAAGAAGGAGCTGGAAGGAATTGAACAGCCCATTGCAAAGCTTCCACATCACTACACCCTTATTGACGATATCGTGAAGGAATTTCTTAAATCATGCAACACAGAACAACATGTGAGAGTATTTTTGATATTGCTGAAACCAATAATAACGGAATTATGGCCGGTGCGATTTGAAACTGTTATTCACCTTTGGGACTATTTTAGTGTCCGACTAAACTCATCATTTCATACGAATAGTGATTCGTTAGatgctgtttgttgtgttAGTCGGTCAATCGATGATTTTATTGCACAGGCAGCCGTGCTTGCTTCACCAgaatcaacaaaaaatagcTTGAATCTCAAAATGAACAGCTTCAATATGTTTCTCATTTTGTTGACTTCAATGATACGACACTGCACGGCGAAGGCGTTAAAGACAAAAGtacaaattattttcaatcgaATATTTCTTAAACTTGGCCCGAAAAAGTACGAAAACATGACAGAACAATCTATATATAATCTTGGGCTTATGCTACTTACTATGATTAGTTCCACAAACTTCGAAGAGGACTATTGTAGAGTGTCGAAACAAATGCAGTTGATCAGACTAACAGGTGGACCAATAAATTTACCTATTGACATTATTATTAAACGTATCACAATTGCGACACAAGCTCACATGGCTCTCTTAGTGTTGTTTAGTAACACATGCTACGATAAAACATCACATAGTGTCACTTTTTTGGAAAGCTTTGAAAATGTTCTTCAAAAGTATGGTAATCGCTTGCAAACAGCATTGGAATTGATAGCAGAAGgaacaattttaatttacaataGAGCAATTTCTAAAGGATCACTAGCACGTGGTGAAAAAAGTCTAATTGGACCATGGATGCTGAAATATATACGTCATAGCACATCTGATCGATGGCACAAATTACTTGATG CGATATCCAAATGTTTAAAATCTTCGATTTCAATGGACGAAGATTTTTTAACGGCGATTAATCAACATGTCATCCCATTTGTCAACGAACAGTTTTCAAAAAAGATCTCTACTCCACCATGCATAGCCCAAATTGCCGCCTGTATAACCTTAAGAAGTATATCTAATAATGCTCAAAATGGGCAGGTTTTGTCATATTTCAGTACCTATGCTAATTGTCCTACGGCACATTCAGATCAACAGCTGACTTACTTGAAATTGATAATAGAAAGCCACAAAATGTTAACATTGGTAGACGAAAAGACTATCCTACGGCTTTGGTTaaaaatggggtttttttATGATCGCGAAATTCTTTTAGACCTGACACGAGTAGTATATGGGTTAGATGAGTTCAAAGCGTTGTGTGAAATTCCGCAGTACGAAATGTTCGAAAGTAATGCTATTCCAATTGAACTATTTTTTCGCTTTGTTGGTAAACGTTATCGAGAAGTAGATAATATCATAAAAATGGATTTGAAAATGAAGCTTCATACGATATTTCAACAGTTTGATAAATGGATACCCAATCCTAGTCGAATCATTAGACAGCGAATACTTGCCGTTCTAGTGTTGGCTTTAAAAGAATGTACTcatgcattttatataaaatcaaattcaaCGTGCCTATACCATCTAGCTTTTAAGCACTTCTTTCTGCCATTTTCTGTTCTTACCGACCGTTATGTTCAACTAGATTATATTGAAGATGTTGCAAGAGTTTGGCATAAAGTAATGGAAATCCTCGGAAAAATGGAATATAGCAGCGATCCAATGGTTGGGGATAATGTGTTTAACATGTTGATCAAATGGGTACCACAATTTGCTAAACTGTCTAATTCTGAACATGCATTAAGGCCAgtaatgttgtttttctgcAGTCGTAATGAAGAATTAGTTCTCTACGCAATGCCGCGATTCGTATTAACTTACGTCGATCTCCAACGATGCCTTCCAAAATCGAATGCTCTTCAAGCTatgcaaatattgcaaacGCTAATAGAATCTCTCCTGAAGCGAAAGGACTATGGgaaaataatactttttaTACGAACAGTGGGTCTATCAGTAATGCAACATGCGTTCATGTGCAACGAAACGTTTTCTACACGCATTATCGCTATGGAGTTGTTGAACAATTTAATGATCAGCACAGAAGGGTCTTCAAATATGGTTAAACAAGAAATGCGAaatgtttttgctttatttacaCGCAAATATTTATCACTTTCTGCGGAAAGTTACTTTACATTCGTCTGTCGACTTGCGGATCGCAATAAAAAATTTATACGTTTAATAATTGATGAGATTCGCAGTGAGGTAGCtcaagcagaaaaaaatcgtGGACAGGAAACAGATTTATTCTTACGGAATGCGTTGCATCGATTAGAAACCGTGAGTGAACCGAATAAAATATag